A window from Ureaplasma parvum serovar 3 str. ATCC 27815 encodes these proteins:
- the dnaX gene encoding DNA polymerase III subunit gamma/tau, with protein MSESTLYRKYRPHKFKNVIGQDLIKQALMNACLNNKITHAYIFSGPRGIGKTSIARIFASSINCLNPNKGDCCGKCSVCESILKEQSVDLIELDAASNNGVDQIRIITDNINYLPTFFKYKVYIIDEAHMLSTSAWNALLKTVEEPPQHVIFIFATTEYQKIPLTIISRCQRYDFKRLNNSELQELIDSILTKEDIKIDNNAIDKLIQLADGSGRDCLSILDQLTTVKKNIDLDLINKTFGLVDNFKVISLIELIQKNDILLLREFIYELYNQGVNLEAFCVQIINVLIDYLIYLKTNDINNLKKVSVDELKKMLLINFNGNYLLNNFISLFNNLKKSLNQVFEFEIYLYKIINANNDKLENKKIELSINPEENKINNSQIITTKKIDCFEEINKNTVDFDKLYKTKIFYHKKINNQNDKESGINQKEELSTELVNDNKLICNSNDILDNYELAKQAFFNKDIKLSKEMSQKFKDFKNEETIENSYIDIIKQADLVLWCSPNALVLGVEFLGLINRINKVTHSFEFIKEFVKKFDSIKLVIAISKKQALNIINIKKQGLKTNIINDVLIDDIKMLLKQEEQRKQEQTALLNEIEDEE; from the coding sequence ATGAGCGAATCAACATTGTACCGTAAATATCGGCCACATAAATTTAAAAATGTAATAGGTCAAGATTTAATTAAACAAGCATTAATGAATGCTTGTTTAAACAACAAAATTACACATGCTTATATTTTTAGTGGACCACGAGGAATTGGAAAAACATCAATAGCTAGAATTTTTGCGTCTAGTATTAATTGTTTAAATCCTAATAAAGGTGATTGTTGCGGCAAATGTAGTGTTTGTGAAAGTATTCTCAAAGAACAAAGTGTTGATTTGATTGAATTAGATGCTGCTAGTAATAATGGTGTTGATCAAATACGTATTATTACTGATAATATAAATTATTTACCAACATTTTTTAAGTATAAAGTCTATATTATTGATGAAGCACATATGCTATCTACATCAGCATGAAATGCTTTATTAAAAACAGTTGAAGAACCACCACAACACGTTATTTTTATTTTTGCAACAACAGAGTACCAAAAAATTCCCTTAACAATTATTAGTCGTTGCCAACGTTATGATTTTAAGCGTTTAAATAACAGTGAATTACAAGAATTAATAGACTCTATCCTTACAAAAGAAGATATCAAAATTGATAATAATGCAATTGATAAATTAATTCAATTAGCTGATGGATCTGGGCGTGATTGTTTAAGCATTTTAGATCAATTAACAACGGTTAAAAAAAATATAGATCTTGATTTAATAAATAAAACTTTTGGTTTAGTTGACAACTTTAAAGTAATTTCTTTAATCGAATTAATTCAAAAAAACGACATTTTATTATTGCGTGAATTTATTTATGAATTATACAATCAAGGTGTTAATTTAGAAGCTTTTTGTGTGCAAATAATAAATGTTTTAATTGATTATTTAATTTATTTAAAAACAAACGATATAAATAATCTTAAAAAAGTATCAGTTGATGAATTAAAAAAAATGTTATTAATTAATTTTAATGGTAATTATTTGTTAAATAATTTTATTTCTTTATTTAATAATTTAAAAAAATCATTAAATCAAGTTTTTGAATTTGAAATTTATTTATATAAAATAATCAATGCTAATAATGATAAATTAGAAAATAAAAAAATAGAATTGTCAATTAACCCTGAAGAAAATAAAATTAATAATTCCCAAATAATAACGACAAAAAAAATCGATTGTTTTGAAGAAATAAATAAAAATACTGTTGATTTTGATAAGTTATACAAAACAAAAATTTTTTATCACAAAAAAATTAACAACCAGAATGATAAAGAATCAGGTATTAATCAAAAAGAAGAATTAAGTACAGAATTAGTTAATGATAATAAATTGATTTGCAATTCTAATGATATATTAGATAATTATGAACTAGCCAAACAAGCTTTTTTTAATAAAGACATTAAACTTTCAAAAGAAATGAGTCAAAAATTTAAAGATTTTAAAAATGAAGAAACCATTGAAAATAGTTATATTGATATTATTAAACAAGCTGATTTAGTACTTTGGTGCTCACCTAATGCACTAGTTTTAGGAGTAGAGTTTTTAGGATTAATTAATCGTATCAATAAAGTTACGCATTCATTTGAATTTATTAAAGAATTTGTTAAGAAATTTGATTCTATCAAGTTAGTTATTGCTATTAGCAAAAAACAAGCATTAAATATTATTAATATTAAAAAACAAGGTTTAAAAACTAATATAATTAATGATGTTTTAATTGATGATATTAAAATGTTATTAAAACAAGAAGAACAACGAAAACAAGAACAAACAGCGTTATTAAATGAAATTGAAGATGAGGAGTAA
- a CDS encoding deoxynucleoside kinase gives MSDKKLDFLTPSFKKNRVSNSIAIGGMIAFGKSTLAQALHEKYQPSNVVYEMVEGDKLMDLLLAKMYERENNVLFGSLFQLYFVLNRFANYKNNCNRKSLTIFDRSIFEDWLFAHANIDKPSVFSYYDGLWQGVCKELIYEHGVPKLYVILDGDWELFKERIFKRNRKVEIDNFSINETYFKRLLEMYKNYMVNVCKDFGINYVVLDANNSVEQNVDEVTKILQKLENEQDK, from the coding sequence ATGTCAGATAAAAAATTAGATTTTTTAACACCATCTTTTAAAAAAAATAGGGTTTCTAATTCTATTGCAATAGGTGGTATGATTGCTTTTGGTAAATCTACTTTAGCACAAGCTTTACACGAAAAATATCAACCATCAAATGTGGTTTATGAAATGGTTGAGGGTGATAAATTAATGGATTTATTACTAGCAAAAATGTATGAACGTGAGAATAACGTTCTTTTTGGGTCTTTATTTCAACTATATTTTGTTTTAAATCGTTTTGCAAACTACAAAAATAATTGTAACCGTAAAAGTTTAACAATTTTTGATCGTAGTATTTTTGAAGATTGATTATTTGCGCATGCAAATATTGATAAACCTTCTGTATTTTCATATTATGATGGATTGTGACAAGGAGTTTGCAAAGAATTAATCTATGAACATGGAGTTCCAAAACTTTACGTCATTTTAGATGGTGATTGAGAGTTATTCAAAGAAAGAATTTTTAAAAGAAACCGGAAAGTTGAAATTGATAATTTTTCAATTAATGAAACATACTTCAAACGTTTATTAGAAATGTACAAAAATTATATGGTTAATGTTTGTAAAGATTTTGGTATTAACTATGTTGTTTTAGATGCAAACAATTCTGTTGAACAAAACGTTGATGAAGTTACAAAAATATTACAAAAGTTAGAAAATGAGCAAGACAAATAA
- the ffh gene encoding signal recognition particle protein — MFKAMIGSIVSKQMSKKLKNATIVEEDIKELLSEIRIALLDADVNLLVVKKFIKNIKEKTIGLYVEANQKPADLVLKIIKDELVEILGKENKPVNTAKSQLKIMMVGLQGSGKTTTTGKLANYFKNKYNKKPLLVAADIYRPAAIDQLRTLAKQVRVDFWEEGTQRPDLIVKNALNKADENENNLIIVDTAGRLQTNEELMQELVNVKKTLNPDEVFLVVDAMAGQDIINVATEFNNWLKLTGIIVTKLDSDARAGAVLSLTSLLNIPIKFTGTGEKIGSIDSFYPERMADRILGLGDIMTLAEKAADVIDEKQVRGSMQRMMAGKMDLEDLMRQMSQISKLGSFSGIAKMIPGLNNISENQIGDAESKMKIWTILLSSMTLKERRDPRVFKKEPSRRIRVLKGSGRSPDELNKLLKQWEVSRDKMAELGKMLQKGKNPFSKSGGLFS, encoded by the coding sequence ATGTTCAAAGCAATGATAGGTAGTATTGTAAGTAAACAAATGTCAAAAAAATTAAAAAATGCGACAATTGTTGAAGAAGATATTAAAGAATTATTAAGCGAGATAAGAATAGCATTATTAGATGCTGACGTTAATTTATTAGTTGTTAAAAAATTTATTAAAAACATCAAAGAAAAAACAATTGGATTGTATGTTGAAGCAAACCAAAAGCCAGCAGATCTTGTTTTAAAAATAATTAAAGATGAATTAGTTGAAATTTTAGGAAAAGAAAATAAGCCAGTTAACACAGCTAAATCACAATTAAAAATTATGATGGTTGGTTTACAAGGTTCAGGTAAAACAACAACTACTGGTAAATTAGCTAATTATTTTAAAAATAAATACAATAAAAAACCATTATTAGTGGCGGCTGATATCTATCGTCCAGCGGCGATTGATCAATTAAGAACATTAGCAAAACAAGTTCGTGTAGATTTTTGAGAAGAAGGAACACAACGCCCTGATTTAATTGTAAAAAATGCTTTAAACAAAGCTGATGAAAATGAAAATAATTTGATAATTGTTGATACAGCTGGACGTTTACAAACAAACGAAGAGTTAATGCAAGAATTAGTAAATGTTAAAAAAACACTAAATCCTGATGAGGTTTTTTTAGTTGTTGATGCTATGGCAGGCCAAGACATTATTAACGTTGCTACAGAATTCAATAATTGATTAAAATTAACAGGTATTATTGTTACTAAATTAGATTCAGATGCACGTGCTGGAGCTGTTTTATCATTAACATCGTTATTAAATATACCAATTAAATTCACAGGTACTGGTGAAAAAATAGGATCAATTGATAGTTTCTATCCAGAACGAATGGCTGATCGAATTTTAGGTCTTGGTGATATCATGACTTTAGCAGAGAAAGCAGCTGATGTTATTGATGAAAAACAAGTTCGTGGTTCGATGCAACGAATGATGGCAGGAAAAATGGATTTAGAAGATTTAATGCGTCAAATGAGTCAAATTAGTAAATTAGGTAGTTTTTCAGGAATAGCTAAGATGATTCCTGGATTGAACAATATTTCTGAAAACCAAATTGGTGATGCTGAGAGCAAAATGAAAATATGAACAATTTTATTATCAAGTATGACTTTAAAAGAACGTCGTGATCCGCGCGTTTTTAAAAAAGAACCATCAAGACGCATACGGGTTTTAAAAGGATCAGGACGTTCGCCTGATGAATTAAATAAGTTATTAAAACAGTGGGAAGTGTCACGTGATAAAATGGCAGAACTTGGTAAAATGTTACAAAAAGGAAAAAATCCTTTTAGTAAATCTGGTGGGTTATTTAGTTAA
- the recR gene encoding recombination mediator RecR yields the protein MSKPVEFEMLVDALKSLPGVGTKNANKWAFFLLQQDQKYIDDLIKRIKEAKTNILKCKYCANFTNKDECDICLNEYRDFTKLMIVTTNEDLERIESANIYNGLYHITNGEISLRKNVVIEHTNIKTIKERVLNGSFKEIIIATSYTHDGEVTADYIIRMLEDIKDLQIYRIGFGIPLNSSIDYADDETLKQSLINKRKIRN from the coding sequence ATGAGTAAACCAGTAGAATTTGAAATGCTTGTTGATGCACTTAAATCATTACCTGGTGTAGGAACAAAAAATGCTAATAAATGAGCATTTTTTTTGTTACAACAAGATCAAAAATACATTGATGATCTTATTAAAAGAATTAAAGAAGCAAAAACAAATATTTTAAAATGTAAGTATTGTGCTAATTTTACAAATAAAGACGAATGCGATATTTGTTTAAATGAATATCGTGATTTTACTAAATTAATGATTGTTACCACAAACGAGGATTTAGAAAGAATCGAATCAGCTAACATTTATAATGGCCTATATCATATTACAAATGGTGAAATCTCTTTAAGGAAAAACGTTGTTATTGAACATACAAACATTAAGACTATTAAAGAGCGTGTTTTAAATGGTAGTTTTAAAGAAATAATTATTGCTACAAGTTATACCCATGATGGGGAAGTTACGGCTGATTATATTATAAGAATGCTTGAAGACATTAAAGATTTACAAATTTATCGTATTGGCTTTGGTATTCCTTTAAATTCAAGCATTGATTATGCAGATGATGAAACTTTAAAGCAGTCTCTTATTAATAAACGGAAAATAAGAAATTAA
- a CDS encoding DUF262 domain-containing protein has product MANEYYNMCALDALKFVKNRNMLLPDIQREYVWDTTDIEKLFESIVDDYPVGSCIFWKTNKKVLNDEKPNLYYFISKYKQGVTKNEKAPEFVSDETDYYIVLDGQQRITSLNIALFGSFTSKKKGKGYSVKNSKSWVERELYYNLSFYDSNELDDENPIKRFVFLSEEEAKNGNYYKVKQIVKSDNLTDYVDTISNFNKNVKTDLMCLYRRIMEASATSVIHYYCIAENTYDEALDIFVRVNSTGRKLSKSDLLFSTLIDGWKEGKENIDTLLSDLNSAGDGFSFTRDYLMRLALVLVDANTNLKIDSLTSKTIKEIRDNWQKIKKALEKLSELLVSIGMCDENMTSYNATIPLAYYFYKGGKIDTAESKKEARKFLAVSMSKGLFGVASNDSLNQSRTALKSVNEKTPFSLTLFSSITLTGNRTFTASKDDIEYWLTKFEKGKNTFIILSLLYPNLKLSQVEFHQDHCHPYTSFDDKNIKKLGLTEDKIKEWQFKRNLIPNLQFLAGKENESKNKRPLSNWVKDGNTFEYRPENVSLELSNFDKFFNERKSLIKNKLLDIFGLKAN; this is encoded by the coding sequence ATGGCTAATGAGTATTATAATATGTGTGCCTTAGATGCACTCAAATTTGTGAAAAATAGAAATATGTTATTACCAGATATTCAAAGAGAATATGTTTGGGATACAACTGATATAGAAAAATTATTTGAATCTATAGTTGATGATTATCCAGTGGGTTCTTGTATATTTTGGAAAACAAATAAAAAAGTACTTAATGATGAAAAACCAAATCTTTATTATTTTATTTCTAAATATAAGCAAGGCGTAACTAAAAATGAAAAAGCACCAGAATTTGTATCTGATGAAACAGATTATTATATAGTATTAGATGGACAACAAAGAATTACATCTCTTAATATTGCATTGTTTGGATCGTTTACATCTAAGAAAAAAGGTAAAGGATATAGTGTAAAAAATTCTAAATCATGGGTAGAACGAGAACTATATTATAATTTATCTTTTTACGACAGCAATGAATTGGATGATGAAAATCCCATTAAAAGATTTGTATTTTTGTCTGAAGAAGAAGCAAAGAATGGTAATTATTATAAAGTTAAGCAAATAGTTAAAAGTGATAACTTAACTGATTATGTTGATACAATATCGAATTTTAATAAAAATGTAAAAACGGATTTAATGTGTTTGTATAGAAGAATTATGGAAGCGTCTGCCACTAGTGTAATTCATTATTATTGCATTGCAGAGAATACATATGATGAAGCACTAGATATTTTTGTTAGAGTAAATTCTACTGGAAGAAAACTATCAAAGTCCGATTTATTATTTTCTACATTAATTGATGGTTGGAAAGAAGGGAAGGAAAATATAGACACCTTATTGTCTGACTTAAATTCAGCTGGAGATGGATTTTCTTTTACAAGAGATTATTTAATGCGATTGGCTTTGGTATTAGTTGATGCAAATACTAATTTAAAAATTGATTCGTTAACTTCTAAAACAATAAAGGAAATCAGGGATAACTGGCAAAAAATAAAGAAAGCGCTAGAAAAATTATCTGAATTATTAGTTTCAATTGGCATGTGTGACGAAAATATGACCTCATATAATGCAACCATTCCACTGGCATATTATTTTTACAAAGGTGGCAAAATTGATACAGCAGAATCAAAAAAAGAAGCAAGAAAGTTCCTAGCCGTTTCAATGTCAAAAGGACTGTTTGGTGTAGCAAGTAATGATTCTTTGAATCAAAGCAGAACTGCTCTTAAGTCAGTAAATGAAAAAACTCCATTTTCATTAACTTTATTTAGTAGTATTACTTTAACGGGTAATAGAACATTTACTGCATCGAAAGATGATATTGAATATTGGTTGACGAAGTTTGAAAAAGGAAAAAACACATTCATAATTCTTTCTTTGCTTTATCCTAATTTAAAGTTAAGCCAAGTTGAGTTCCATCAGGATCACTGTCACCCTTATACTTCATTTGATGATAAAAACATTAAAAAATTAGGATTGACAGAAGATAAAATAAAAGAATGGCAGTTTAAAAGAAATTTAATTCCTAATTTGCAGTTTTTGGCAGGTAAGGAAAATGAGTCAAAAAATAAAAGGCCTTTATCAAATTGGGTTAAAGATGGAAATACCTTTGAATATAGACCAGAAAATGTTTCTCTTGAATTATCCAATTTTGATAAATTTTTTAATGAAAGAAAATCCCTTATAAAAAATAAGCTTTTGGATATTTTTGGTTTAAAAGCAAACTAA
- a CDS encoding YbaB/EbfC family nucleoid-associated protein, translating to MDFQKLAQELKKMQNTLSKKQKEFEEKVFDFDYKGYVLVKIKGDLNIEAIEIKTEIVDPEDKETLQDILRAAINEAISITCKERDAIMNATIPKGTGLF from the coding sequence ATGGACTTTCAAAAACTTGCACAAGAATTAAAAAAAATGCAAAACACTTTAAGTAAAAAACAAAAAGAATTTGAAGAAAAAGTGTTTGATTTTGATTATAAAGGATATGTACTTGTTAAAATCAAAGGTGATTTAAATATTGAAGCAATTGAAATAAAAACAGAAATAGTGGATCCTGAAGACAAAGAAACATTACAAGATATTTTACGTGCAGCGATCAATGAAGCAATCTCTATAACATGTAAAGAACGAGATGCGATTATGAATGCTACAATCCCTAAAGGAACAGGTCTTTTTTAG
- a CDS encoding ABC-2 transporter permease — MNKKINLNSSLAYIGFLTRLIIVKKTTYLLPIITLLITLIIGIVVGCVVKQKTQFLIISYVMIMFNLLMTTIFASLKALNIFKDFSEDGIDILVISKPISRKNIVWSKIFFFVLTGIVWSLVSFLGLLIFYLISFNFAKNVNYYWILSYISPFICYLIFGLITSLLALKLNAKISILIPFVSFIPLLTIGIIANLVSQVQSQAFLRLLKQKSTNNIEAFYLNNNLDQYYLINTGFFNHKFNENQNLEIMNAYLKTRSLATFWQVSSWILPVYQLADVFNKSDYEPFSDFIKNQVDQILYANNLASKQFNYQLEKNSNSLINFSINNDKSFLIPSLLKNDSQNLINNNLNQEVIYAIDNWKDQTIEYQKNSYTQLSSDDIVGSLKWMIIKEVLNVRSFNTYANNLFKTLDQKANQKQILDLISNSVQKFDFNKWNDENADLFKKDFNKLLIKSKTEQQIYLAVSLIYYLYFNPHYTNLLKILLVDHQNNLQYKTQLKINLNNKNYLIGGFKSYLLHQILPQENDDGIDELKKDKKIRYRYSLEQGGNYLFDYVQQNYSFKRKQQIVYKEAYCVIWLILIFSLLIGTYYGYKRKDYR, encoded by the coding sequence ATGAATAAAAAAATAAATTTGAACAGCAGTTTAGCTTATATTGGTTTTTTAACACGCCTTATTATTGTAAAAAAAACAACATATCTTTTACCGATCATAACTTTATTAATTACATTAATTATAGGAATTGTTGTCGGCTGTGTTGTTAAGCAAAAAACACAATTTTTGATAATTTCATATGTAATGATCATGTTTAATTTATTAATGACAACAATTTTTGCTTCACTAAAAGCATTAAATATTTTTAAGGATTTTAGTGAAGATGGTATTGATATTTTAGTAATTTCTAAACCAATTAGCCGTAAAAACATTGTTTGATCAAAAATTTTTTTCTTCGTCCTAACAGGTATTGTTTGAAGTCTAGTTAGTTTTTTAGGACTATTAATTTTTTATTTAATTAGCTTTAATTTTGCTAAAAATGTTAATTATTATTGAATCTTAAGTTATATAAGTCCTTTTATTTGTTATTTAATTTTTGGGTTAATAACAAGCCTTTTAGCTTTAAAATTAAATGCAAAAATAAGTATTTTAATTCCTTTTGTTAGTTTTATTCCCTTACTTACTATTGGAATTATTGCGAACTTAGTTAGTCAAGTCCAATCACAAGCCTTTTTAAGATTATTAAAACAAAAATCAACAAACAATATTGAGGCTTTTTATTTAAATAATAATTTAGATCAATATTATTTAATTAACACAGGTTTTTTTAATCATAAATTTAATGAAAATCAAAATTTAGAAATTATGAACGCTTATTTAAAAACTAGAAGTTTAGCAACTTTTTGACAAGTAAGTAGTTGAATTCTTCCTGTTTATCAATTAGCTGATGTTTTTAATAAAAGTGATTATGAGCCATTTAGTGATTTTATTAAAAATCAAGTAGATCAGATTTTATATGCCAATAATTTAGCATCAAAACAATTTAATTATCAGTTAGAAAAAAATAGTAATTCATTAATCAATTTTAGTATTAATAATGATAAAAGTTTTTTAATTCCAAGTTTGTTAAAAAACGATTCTCAAAATTTAATTAACAATAACTTAAATCAAGAAGTAATTTATGCAATTGACAATTGAAAAGATCAAACGATCGAATATCAAAAAAACAGTTATACACAATTAAGTAGTGATGATATTGTTGGTTCGCTTAAATGAATGATTATTAAAGAGGTATTAAACGTAAGATCGTTTAATACATATGCTAATAATTTATTTAAAACACTTGATCAAAAAGCAAATCAAAAACAAATCTTAGATTTAATTTCAAATAGTGTACAAAAATTTGATTTCAATAAATGAAACGATGAGAATGCTGATTTATTTAAAAAGGATTTTAATAAATTATTAATTAAATCAAAAACTGAACAACAAATATATTTAGCAGTTAGTTTAATTTATTATCTATATTTCAATCCACACTATACGAATTTACTAAAAATTTTATTAGTTGATCATCAAAATAATTTACAATATAAAACACAATTAAAAATAAATTTAAATAATAAAAATTATTTAATTGGCGGTTTTAAAAGCTACTTACTTCATCAGATATTGCCTCAAGAAAATGACGATGGCATAGATGAATTAAAAAAAGATAAAAAGATTCGTTACAGATATAGTTTAGAACAAGGCGGAAATTATTTATTCGATTATGTCCAACAAAATTATAGTTTTAAAAGAAAGCAACAAATTGTTTATAAAGAAGCTTACTGCGTAATTTGATTAATATTAATTTTTAGTTTATTAATTGGTACATATTATGGCTATAAAAGAAAGGACTATCGTTAA
- a CDS encoding ABC transporter ATP-binding protein yields the protein MNNEFILEVKNLTKIYKKSNQGVFDLSFNVKRGEIHAFIGENGSGKTTTIKSIINAYTNYKGSILIDGFDNKTPKSHEKIGYVPEIALFPSELTTFQYLYSFARLSNLNKKQAIERIHNFLEKFRISDLKNKKPINFSSGQKKKVILIQALLHDPELIILDEPTANLDPSARHEFNNILKELHEQNKTIFICSHILKEMDTYVDSLTLIHKGKLVYSGHKYDALEKIYYDSVLKNK from the coding sequence ATGAATAATGAATTTATTTTAGAAGTTAAAAATTTAACAAAAATTTATAAAAAATCAAACCAAGGGGTTTTTGATTTAAGTTTTAATGTAAAACGTGGCGAAATTCATGCATTTATTGGTGAAAATGGATCAGGTAAAACAACAACTATTAAATCAATTATTAATGCATACACAAATTACAAAGGATCAATTTTAATTGATGGTTTTGATAATAAAACCCCAAAAAGTCATGAAAAAATTGGTTATGTGCCAGAAATTGCTTTATTTCCTAGTGAATTAACAACTTTTCAATATTTATATTCATTTGCTCGTTTATCAAATTTAAATAAAAAACAAGCTATTGAACGCATTCATAATTTTTTAGAAAAATTTAGAATTAGTGATTTAAAAAATAAAAAACCAATCAATTTTTCATCTGGACAAAAAAAGAAAGTGATTTTAATTCAAGCTTTATTACACGATCCAGAGTTAATTATTTTAGATGAACCAACAGCGAACTTAGACCCATCAGCACGTCATGAATTCAATAATATCTTAAAAGAATTGCACGAACAAAACAAAACCATTTTTATTTGTTCGCATATTTTAAAAGAAATGGATACTTACGTTGATAGTTTGACTTTAATTCACAAAGGAAAGCTAGTATATAGTGGTCATAAATATGATGCATTAGAGAAAATCTACTATGACAGTGTTTTAAAAAATAAATAA